The DNA sequence GTTGTTCATGCCTTTGGTTACCACATTCGATACCCTCCCGTCGGTAAACGCGGCGATTGAATCCTGCCAATTAACCAGCGTTTTGGTGAATTTACTTAGCGAATCACAACGTAGTAATCTGGCTTGAGTTAACCATTCGACTAAACTGGTCTTTAACGCTGGTTTAGTCGCGGCCTCTTCCAGTAATTCATGGAATGACCCGTGTAGTTGATACAGCTTTGCTGGTAAAGGAGCTTTACAGCGGGCTTGTGCTAATGGCGCGCGCTCGTCTGCGCTACAGTGGCTGAATTGTTTAAATAATACCCACTTAAGGTGCTTAAAATCTGTTTCTGCCTGTTCCGTTTGGCGTAATTTTTTACGCTCCATATCCAAGAGCTGATTAAGCAATTTAACGACATGAAAACGGTCAATAACCGTTTGAGCCTGGGGAAAATAGTGCGCGGCTACTTGACGATACGGTACCCATATGTCGCAGGCAACCACTTGAATTTACTGACAAAATTAGGCGCCAAGCAATTCAAAAGGCGTAATTAGCGTCTCTCTACGGCGGTTAGGCAATACGGCCAGCTGAATCCCCC is a window from the Hymenobacter nivis genome containing:
- a CDS encoding transposase; translated protein: MVACDIWVPYRQVAAHYFPQAQTVIDRFHVVKLLNQLLDMERKKLRQTEQAETDFKHLKWVLFKQFSHCSADERAPLAQARCKAPLPAKLYQLHGSFHELLEEAATKPALKTSLVEWLTQARLLRCDSLSKFTKTLVNWQDSIAAFTDGRVSNVVTKGMNNYLRYMQRISFGLSNFKNMRMRILVASA